Proteins co-encoded in one Carassius carassius chromosome 35, fCarCar2.1, whole genome shotgun sequence genomic window:
- the tagln3b gene encoding transgelin-3b — translation MANRGPSYGLSREVQEKIEQKYDPELESRLVDWIVTQCGGNLEKPQPGRQNFQIWLMDGTILCRLINSLYPRGKEPIKKIPETQMAFKQMEKISQFLQAAEAYGVITTDIFQTVDLWEGKDMAAVQRTLMALGGVALTKDDGLYRGNRDWFHRKSQGNRREFSEEQLRQGQNLIGLQMGSNRGASQAGMTGYGMHRQIM, via the exons ATGGCAAACCGAGGACCCAGTTATGGACTGAGCCGTGAGGTGCAGGAGAAGATCGAGCAGAAGTATGACCCAGAGCTAGAGTCTCGGCTGGTGGACTGGATTGTCACTCAGTGTGGAGGAAATCTAGAGAAGCCACAGCCAGGGAGGCAAAACTTTCAGATCTGGCTAATGGATGGCACT ATCCTCTGTAGACTCATTAACAGTTTGTATCCGCGTGGTAAGGAGCCTATTAAGAAGATCCCAGAGACTCAGATGGCCTTTAAGCAGATGGAAAAGATCTCCCAGTTCCTGCAGGCAGCTGAAGCTTACGGAGTGATAACCACAGACATTTTTCAGACAGTGGACTTGTGGGAAG GAAAAGACATGGCAGCTGTCCAGAGAACACTAATGGCCCTGGGTGGCGTCGCTCTCACAAAAGACGATGGACTTTACCGGGGTAACCGGGACTGGTTTCACAG GAAATCTCAAGGCAACCGGCGAGAGTTTTCTGAGGAGCAATTGCGGCAGGGTCAGAATCTGATTGGCTTACAGATGGGCAGTAACCGTGGGGCATCTCAGGCTGGCATGACTGGTTACGGCATGCATCGGCAGATTATGTAA
- the abhd10b gene encoding abhydrolase domain containing 10, depalmitoylase b, whose amino-acid sequence MAAASLRHCWRGFLQNSANGAVSAVRSKTHEGVQQKSAVQYISMPDHPNLAYRRVKGKSPGVVFLPGYGGVLQVIRSCLPEILVGSSMGGWLMLLAAIARPEKTKALVGISTAADHFVTAFKTLPIEVRKECEDKGVWTIPTKSNEEGMYTLSMDFLREAENHCILQSPIPITCPVRLIHGLKDEDVPWHISMQVAERVLSPDVDIILRRHGQHRMAEKDDIKLIVYTSDDLIDKLTTMV is encoded by the exons ATGGCAGCGGCATCGTTGAGGCATTGTTGGAGAGGATTTTTGCAGAACTCGGCCAATGGAGCTGTCAGTGCTGTCAGGTCAAAAACTCACGAGG GAGTTCAACAGAAATCTGCAGTACAGTACATATCAATGCCAGATCATCCAAACCTGGCCTATCGGAGAGTGAAAGGAAAGAGTCCTGGTGTCGTGTTCCTGCCTGGATATGGAGGAGTTCTGCAGGTCATTAGGTCATGCCTACCTGAG ATTCTCGTGGGCTCCAGTATGGGTGGCTGGCTGATGCTTTTAGCTGCTATTGCTCGTCCAGAGAAGACAAAAGCATTGGTGGGCATTTCCACAGCAGCAGATCATTTCGTTACAGCCTTCAAGACACTTCCTATAGAG GTGAGAAAAGAGTGTGAGGACAAGGGTGTATGGACAATCCCCACGAAAAGTAACGAGGAGGGCATGTACACTTTGAGTATGGATTTCCTGCGTGAGGCGGAGAACCACTGCATCCTACAGAGCCCCATCCCTATCACCTGCCCCGTACGTCTCATTCACGGCCTGAAAGACGAGGACGTGCCTTGGCACATCTCCATGCAAGTGGCCGAGCGTGTGCTGAGCCCCGACGTGGACATCATTCTGCGGCGCCACGGCCAGCACCGCATGGCTGAAAAAGATGACATCAAGCTCATTGTCTACACCAGCGATGACCTCATAGACAAGCTTACCACCATGGTGTGA
- the acot9.2 gene encoding LOW QUALITY PROTEIN: acyl-CoA thioesterase 9, tandem duplicate 2 (The sequence of the model RefSeq protein was modified relative to this genomic sequence to represent the inferred CDS: substituted 1 base at 1 genomic stop codon), whose protein sequence is MMLCPRSLILDKVLKSAVSFTYRKFSMGQISQQGKVPDMAEVRNRLREIVGGSTNWQDHQQVLAERATLSQYLAQSQDQLPTKRMKDSMIEAHLPLGSQPALREKYLNSHNSVRFGRILEDLDCLGVLICYSHTRNKELKRSPLSIVTALVDKIDMRKNIIYPDCDIKFTGHVTWVGKTSIEATMHMSQYQDGAYTDVLDATFVMVARDPENKRAAFVNPLKPEGPEEEAIFHQGEVNKTRRVELSTASLLKVAPTAEERTLVHDLFLSTLDTRRVSFHGRILPPNSVWMEDAKLKGLEICHPEERNIFNRIFGGFLMRKAYELGXANACAFAGCRPTVVAVDDILFSKPVEIGSLLLLSSQVCYTEGMYVQVRVHSEVLDPLTRQHNTTNVFHFTFRLEKDVPAVVPQSYGESMLYLDGKRHFDGTMRNHC, encoded by the exons TTCGCAACAGGCTGAGAGAAATAGTTGGTGGATCTACCAACTGGCA AGATCATCAGCAAGTGCTGGCTGAGCGTGCAACACTAAGCCAATATCTTGCTCAGAGTCAGGATCAACTGCCTACAAAAAGAATGAAAGACAGTATGATAGAGGCGCATCTTCCTCTGGGTTCCCAGCCTGCCTTGAGAGAAAAATATCTTAACTCTCACAACAGCGTCAG gTTTGGTCGTATTTTGGAGGACTTGGACTGTTTAGGAG TGCTCATCTGTTACTCTCACACACGGAATAAGGAGCTGAAAAGATCTCCACTGTCTATTGTCACCGCCCTAGTGGACAAGATCG aCATGAGAAAAAACATAATCTACCCTGACTGTGACATCAAGTTCACAGGTCATGTGACATGGGTTGGCAAAACCTCAATAGAAGCTACAATGCACATGTCTCAG TACCAAGATGGTGCGTACACAGATGTATTAGATGCCACATTTGTTATGGTGGCTCGAGATCCTGAAAATAAAAG AGCAGCTTTTGTAAACCCACTCAAACCTGAGGGTCCGGAGGAAGAGGCCATTTTTCATCAGGGGGAAG TCAACAAGACGAGGCGTGTGGAGCTGAGCACAGCGTCTCTTCTGAAAGTGGCTCCTACAGCTGAAGAGAGGACTCTTGTTCATGACCTGTTCCTCAGCACTCTAGACACACG ACGTGTGAGTTTTCATGGTCGTATTCTACCGCCAAATTCAGTGTGGATGGAGGACGCCAAACTCAAAGGGCTAGAGATTTGCCACCCAGAG GAAAGAAATATCTTCAACCGGATATTTGGTGGTTTTCTGATGAGAAAGGCCTATGAACTTGGTTGAGCCAATGCCTGTGCATTTGC TGGCTGCAGACCAACTGTGGTGGCTGTGGATGATATCTTATTTAGTAAACCAGTAGAAATAGGTTCTTTGCTCCTGCTGTCTTCTCAG GTTTGTTATACAGAAGGAATGTACGTCCAGGTCAGGGTTCATTCAGAAGTGCTTGATCCTTTGACCAGGCAGCACAACACCACCAATGTGTTTCACTTCACTTTCCGTCTTGAAAAGGATGTCCCAGCTGTTGTCCCACAGAGCTATGGag AGTCTATGCTGTACCTGGATGGAAAGAGGCACTTTGATGGGACAATGAGGAACCACTGTTGA